From a single Bremerella cremea genomic region:
- a CDS encoding sensor histidine kinase: MTTPSQARNYPVRPWRVSLTILLVVFLAEFVVMLLLPVLLRESRISWTDAIADAVLLTLILIPFLWFTTIRPLQRLALMRADLLETFVSLQEEERRRIAFDLHDEIGQSLTSVMMGLRTIGGHPDGVSDPQRLNDLRNIVNHAVHEVRRIANGLRPAALDHLGLEGALERMAEDLRQIHDLDVDLTLDVSDYAVLSVPVQTAVYRIIQEATTNVTRHAKADQVRVLVANRSSELLLEIEDNGAGLSNAAGTPESSGLGLTSISQRASLLGGQLVILSPPGGGTLLRVKLPVRQ, translated from the coding sequence ATGACGACTCCTTCCCAGGCACGTAACTACCCGGTGCGACCGTGGCGTGTATCTTTGACGATTCTGCTGGTGGTATTTCTGGCAGAATTTGTCGTGATGCTGTTGCTGCCGGTGTTGCTCAGAGAAAGCCGTATCTCGTGGACCGATGCCATCGCCGATGCGGTTTTGTTGACGCTGATTTTGATCCCGTTTCTTTGGTTCACCACCATTAGGCCGCTACAGCGTCTGGCCTTGATGCGGGCCGATCTGCTCGAAACGTTTGTCTCGCTGCAAGAGGAAGAACGGCGGCGGATCGCATTTGACTTGCACGACGAGATCGGTCAATCGCTGACTTCCGTGATGATGGGCCTGCGAACGATTGGTGGTCATCCTGATGGTGTCAGCGATCCGCAGCGATTGAACGATTTGCGAAACATTGTCAACCACGCGGTGCACGAAGTTCGCCGAATAGCCAATGGCCTGCGTCCGGCGGCGCTCGATCATTTGGGGTTGGAAGGGGCGCTAGAAAGAATGGCCGAAGACCTGCGGCAGATCCACGATTTGGATGTCGATTTAACGTTGGATGTCAGCGACTATGCGGTGCTTTCCGTGCCGGTGCAAACCGCCGTCTATCGAATCATTCAGGAAGCAACGACCAACGTAACGCGGCATGCGAAAGCAGATCAGGTTCGCGTGCTCGTCGCCAATCGTAGCTCGGAACTGTTATTGGAAATTGAAGACAACGGCGCCGGCTTGTCCAACGCAGCAGGCACGCCAGAGTCGAGCGGCTTAGGGCTGACCAGCATCTCGCAACGTGCTTCGTTGTTGGGAGGGCAGCTCGTGATCCTTTCGCCGCCAGGTGGCGGAACTCTTCTGCGTGTGAAATTGCCGGTGCGACAATGA
- a CDS encoding response regulator, whose product MSENKKIRLVIADDHSVFRAGLKLLLQMNDDMEVVGEVADTAGILEEVQRQQPDVLILDLTMPGGSTLPYIETLRRDVPGTRIIVLSMHDDLGLVRAALASGASGYVVKAAADTEVAAAIRAVASGKIFVDLDLDPSQVGTLLVAEKETSTDDKKGPLKSLSAREKTVFLQLAKGYTNQEIADELDLSVKTVETYRGRIGVKLGLRSRADFVRFAVELGLMGPGNY is encoded by the coding sequence ATGAGTGAAAACAAGAAAATTCGATTGGTGATCGCCGACGATCACTCGGTGTTTCGTGCCGGCTTGAAACTGCTGTTGCAGATGAACGACGACATGGAAGTGGTGGGCGAAGTCGCCGATACGGCTGGGATTTTGGAAGAAGTCCAGCGGCAGCAGCCAGACGTGTTGATTCTCGATCTGACGATGCCAGGCGGAAGCACGCTTCCCTACATCGAAACGCTCCGACGCGATGTACCGGGGACGCGGATCATTGTGCTGTCGATGCACGACGATCTGGGCCTGGTCCGCGCAGCGTTGGCCAGCGGAGCCAGTGGATACGTGGTGAAAGCAGCGGCAGATACCGAAGTGGCGGCTGCCATTCGCGCAGTGGCCAGCGGGAAGATCTTCGTCGATCTCGATCTCGACCCCAGCCAAGTTGGCACGCTGCTGGTGGCCGAGAAGGAAACGTCGACCGACGACAAAAAAGGACCGCTGAAAAGTTTAAGTGCCCGCGAAAAGACCGTCTTCTTACAGTTGGCGAAAGGGTACACCAATCAGGAAATCGCCGACGAATTGGATCTGAGCGTGAAAACGGTCGAGACCTATCGCGGACGCATTGGCGTCAAGCTCGGCCTGCGGAGCCGAGCTGATTTCGTCCGTTTCGCGGTTGAGTTGGGACTGATGGGCCCCGGAAATTACTGA
- a CDS encoding amidohydrolase family protein: MKYSFLLSCCLVAIFSIAAWAEAPQQTSRHDEGLRRHPVEVYAITNAKVVTRPGEEPVAATIVVRNSKIVALGQDVQIPPEAEVVDLEGKYLYPGFIDSYGEVSFSAAGQRPPLAYWNQNIRSDFNVSSAIKSSDLAASDYRKQGFVARLIAPQDGILRGQTAIYSLDDGDVHYRQLRDAFALAGQLTLTRRGPRGSYPNSPMGAVALARQSFYDAAWYRDALRASEKDATLLLPETNVTLEAMQPYLAGDLPVMIETSDEQFATRADIFAREFGLDLIVIGSGREYRLLDEIVGMKRTLVVPVNFPKAPNVATPEAAAETSLLSLMHWDHAPENLARLSEKDVEILLTTHRLESPSLFLKNLSTAVERGFDANQALAAMTTVPAKRLGIDNQLGTVEEGKLASFVVTSKPLFEKDSKVVETWVNGQRYEHDQPAPKQLAGDWKIEMQSPPKDAAATLLMHLTGPKNMKGTVRPAETTPKFKEKVELKSLKYDEGRIVGQFIADKFGPRGVATLSITFEEDAESMLGTLRWPDGTVSAVTMTASGMDEAKEEKKEEAAEDGDQEDAEEEKKDDKKPQLASFPVQYPLGSFGRVSPPAEAGLIAFTGATVWTCGEQGILENATVLVSDGKIKAVGVDLEIPEDATVVDAAGLHISPGLIDCHSHIATDGGINESGQAITAEVRIGDFIDADDIDIYWQLAGGLTSSNILHGSANPIGGQNQVIKMRWGLPAEKLKFQGAPQGIKFALGENVKQANWGDEYTTRYPQTRMGVEQIFQDEFREAQEYQAAQEAYAQSKQGLPPRKDLELEAVAEILDGSRWVHCHSYRQDEILALIRVLDEFDIRIGSFQHILEGYKVADAMAQHGATASSFSDWWAYKFEVKDAIPYNGAMMHQQGLVVSFNSDDGEMGRRMNQEAAKAVKYGHVSPEEALKFVTLNAAIQLRIEDRVGSLEPGKDADLAIWNASPLSNFAVCQQTWIDGRKYFDRKEAESDKAKFAQMKNTLIQKVLDSRAPMLKEGEHTEDPSDLWPRCDEFCHAHGDHGHEHEHEHH; this comes from the coding sequence ATGAAGTATTCCTTCTTGCTTAGCTGCTGCCTGGTTGCAATTTTCAGCATTGCCGCCTGGGCCGAAGCTCCTCAGCAGACGTCTCGCCACGACGAAGGTCTCCGCCGCCACCCGGTCGAGGTTTACGCGATCACCAACGCAAAGGTCGTGACGCGCCCTGGCGAAGAGCCGGTGGCCGCGACGATTGTGGTGCGTAATTCGAAGATCGTGGCGTTGGGCCAAGACGTTCAAATTCCGCCAGAAGCGGAAGTGGTCGATTTAGAGGGGAAGTACCTCTATCCTGGCTTCATCGATAGCTACGGCGAAGTGTCTTTCAGCGCCGCCGGACAGCGTCCGCCTCTTGCGTATTGGAATCAGAACATTCGGTCGGACTTCAACGTTAGCTCGGCCATTAAAAGCTCGGACTTGGCGGCCAGCGACTATCGCAAGCAAGGTTTCGTGGCTCGCTTGATCGCGCCGCAAGATGGTATCTTGCGCGGGCAAACGGCCATCTATTCGCTGGATGACGGCGATGTGCATTATCGACAACTACGCGATGCGTTTGCCTTGGCAGGGCAGTTGACCCTTACACGGCGCGGTCCACGCGGCAGCTATCCGAATTCCCCGATGGGAGCCGTCGCGCTGGCTCGGCAGTCTTTCTACGACGCCGCTTGGTATCGCGATGCCCTACGTGCTTCCGAGAAAGATGCCACACTGCTGCTGCCAGAAACGAACGTCACGCTGGAAGCGATGCAGCCTTACTTGGCTGGCGACTTGCCGGTGATGATTGAAACGAGCGACGAACAGTTCGCCACGCGAGCCGATATCTTTGCCCGTGAGTTTGGTTTAGACCTGATTGTGATTGGCAGTGGCCGAGAATACCGTTTGCTGGACGAGATTGTCGGAATGAAACGGACGCTGGTCGTGCCGGTCAATTTTCCGAAAGCCCCCAACGTCGCAACGCCAGAAGCAGCTGCCGAGACGTCGCTGCTCTCGTTGATGCACTGGGATCACGCCCCTGAAAATCTGGCTCGCTTGTCCGAGAAGGATGTCGAGATCTTATTGACGACGCATCGCTTGGAATCTCCTTCGTTGTTTTTAAAGAATCTGAGTACGGCGGTCGAACGTGGTTTCGATGCCAACCAGGCCTTGGCCGCGATGACAACCGTTCCGGCGAAGCGTTTGGGAATCGACAATCAGCTGGGCACCGTCGAAGAAGGGAAGTTGGCCAGCTTCGTCGTTACCTCGAAGCCGCTGTTCGAGAAAGACTCGAAAGTGGTCGAAACTTGGGTCAACGGTCAGCGTTACGAGCACGATCAGCCAGCCCCTAAGCAGCTTGCCGGGGATTGGAAGATCGAAATGCAAAGCCCACCCAAAGATGCCGCCGCGACTTTGCTGATGCATTTGACCGGCCCCAAAAACATGAAGGGAACCGTTCGACCGGCTGAGACCACTCCGAAGTTCAAAGAAAAGGTCGAACTGAAATCGCTGAAATATGACGAAGGACGAATCGTCGGCCAGTTTATCGCCGACAAGTTCGGCCCGCGCGGCGTGGCGACGTTGTCGATTACGTTCGAGGAAGATGCCGAGTCGATGCTGGGCACCTTGCGCTGGCCTGACGGAACAGTCTCGGCGGTGACGATGACTGCTTCGGGGATGGATGAAGCGAAAGAAGAAAAGAAAGAAGAGGCCGCCGAGGATGGCGATCAAGAGGATGCCGAGGAAGAAAAGAAGGACGACAAGAAGCCGCAACTGGCCAGCTTCCCGGTTCAATACCCACTCGGCTCGTTCGGACGCGTGAGTCCGCCGGCAGAGGCTGGGCTGATCGCTTTCACAGGAGCGACGGTGTGGACGTGTGGCGAGCAAGGCATCCTTGAAAACGCGACCGTGCTGGTCTCTGACGGCAAAATTAAAGCGGTCGGTGTTGATCTCGAAATCCCGGAAGACGCCACGGTTGTCGATGCTGCTGGGTTGCACATTTCGCCCGGCTTGATCGATTGCCATTCGCACATTGCCACCGATGGGGGCATCAACGAAAGTGGTCAGGCCATTACTGCCGAAGTTCGGATTGGTGATTTCATTGACGCCGACGACATCGATATTTACTGGCAGTTGGCCGGCGGTTTGACGTCGTCCAATATCTTGCATGGTTCGGCCAACCCGATTGGTGGTCAGAACCAGGTAATCAAAATGCGGTGGGGCTTGCCTGCCGAGAAGTTAAAGTTCCAAGGGGCTCCGCAGGGGATCAAGTTCGCCTTGGGCGAAAACGTCAAGCAAGCCAACTGGGGCGATGAGTACACCACGCGTTATCCGCAAACACGCATGGGGGTTGAGCAGATCTTCCAAGACGAGTTCCGCGAAGCGCAAGAGTATCAGGCCGCTCAAGAGGCTTACGCTCAGTCGAAGCAGGGACTGCCTCCACGTAAAGATCTAGAACTGGAAGCCGTCGCCGAGATTTTGGACGGTTCACGGTGGGTGCATTGCCATAGCTATCGCCAGGACGAAATCTTGGCGTTGATCCGCGTGCTGGATGAGTTTGACATCCGTATCGGTTCGTTTCAGCATATCTTGGAAGGCTACAAAGTGGCCGACGCGATGGCCCAGCATGGGGCGACCGCTTCGTCGTTCTCGGACTGGTGGGCTTACAAGTTTGAAGTGAAAGACGCGATTCCCTACAACGGGGCAATGATGCACCAGCAAGGCTTGGTCGTGTCGTTCAATTCCGACGATGGGGAAATGGGACGACGCATGAACCAGGAAGCCGCCAAGGCAGTGAAGTATGGTCACGTTAGCCCGGAAGAAGCGTTGAAGTTTGTGACCCTGAACGCGGCCATTCAGCTGCGAATTGAGGATCGCGTTGGTTCGCTTGAGCCGGGTAAGGATGCCGACCTGGCCATCTGGAACGCTTCGCCTCTTTCTAACTTTGCCGTCTGCCAGCAAACGTGGATCGATGGTCGCAAGTACTTCGATCGGAAAGAAGCTGAGAGCGACAAAGCCAAGTTTGCCCAGATGAAGAATACCTTGATTCAAAAGGTCCTCGACTCGCGGGCCCCGATGCTGAAGGAAGGGGAGCATACCGAAGATCCTTCCGACCTGTGGCCACGTTGCGACGAGTTCTGCCACGCTCATGGTGATCATGGGCACGAACATGAACACGAACACCACTAG
- a CDS encoding efflux RND transporter periplasmic adaptor subunit, producing MSQPTATISQGILTTIVKIVPSVLVIGALGAAWLAVHHMNATDETHDENPTEPGSEEVVADILTLPPGKVSSAQLVIAPVSTELIQHSHVVPGRITYDPTRHVEVRSPIDGVLRSVEVNPGDHVKKGQLLATVTSPEIGKARSELLRSQAEFNLVSAQAERTQEIAKNLEYYAHLLAEDTDIAQVEAALKNRSLGNFGKVLQPAHSKLNLTQDLLKNIQPLSETGAIAGKTLRERESQYEVARAEFKALLDQAIFDAKQSQRQATADLADAQRQVEIARDQLLSLVGEGQNAAAEKSGDHISELEVVATMDGTVEARHFAVNERVYGADSLFTLADTSSLYVNASIRENDWPAIKIKPGTEIRITLPALVDQTFHGHVQYVGREVAPDTNSVPVVASLSNPEGVLRPGMFARITLPISEPQRSLAVSAESIVHHDDREYVFVQIGEYEFQCVEVETGLHSDEWVEIRSGLQGNEKVVQKGAFLLKSEWLLEGEAE from the coding sequence ATGTCTCAGCCAACCGCAACAATTAGCCAAGGCATCCTTACCACGATCGTTAAGATCGTCCCTTCAGTGCTTGTGATAGGAGCACTAGGGGCGGCGTGGCTCGCCGTGCATCACATGAACGCCACCGACGAAACTCACGATGAAAACCCCACCGAGCCAGGCTCGGAAGAAGTGGTCGCCGACATCTTGACGCTCCCGCCGGGTAAAGTCAGCTCCGCTCAGCTCGTGATTGCTCCTGTTTCGACCGAGTTGATTCAACATTCCCACGTCGTCCCTGGCCGCATCACCTACGATCCGACGCGTCATGTCGAAGTCCGCTCTCCCATCGATGGCGTGCTTCGCAGTGTGGAAGTCAACCCAGGCGACCACGTTAAAAAAGGGCAGCTACTGGCAACGGTAACCAGTCCCGAAATCGGCAAGGCTCGCTCCGAACTGCTTCGTTCTCAGGCCGAGTTCAATTTGGTATCTGCCCAAGCCGAACGTACCCAAGAGATCGCGAAGAACCTGGAATACTACGCTCACCTGCTGGCCGAAGATACTGATATTGCCCAAGTAGAAGCGGCACTTAAGAATCGCTCGCTGGGGAATTTTGGCAAAGTCTTGCAGCCGGCACACTCGAAATTGAACCTGACGCAAGACCTGCTGAAAAACATTCAGCCCCTTTCTGAAACGGGTGCGATTGCAGGCAAAACCTTGCGTGAACGGGAATCGCAATACGAGGTCGCTCGGGCCGAATTCAAGGCCCTCCTCGATCAGGCCATCTTCGACGCCAAGCAATCGCAACGCCAAGCCACGGCCGACTTGGCCGATGCCCAGCGACAAGTCGAAATCGCGCGAGATCAGCTTCTCTCCCTGGTAGGCGAAGGGCAAAACGCTGCGGCGGAAAAATCGGGCGATCATATTTCGGAACTGGAAGTCGTGGCGACGATGGACGGCACCGTCGAAGCCAGGCACTTTGCTGTGAACGAACGCGTGTACGGTGCCGACAGCCTGTTTACTTTGGCCGATACTTCCTCGCTGTATGTTAATGCCAGCATCCGCGAGAACGATTGGCCGGCCATCAAGATTAAACCTGGCACCGAGATCCGGATCACCCTGCCGGCCCTTGTCGACCAAACATTTCATGGTCATGTGCAATATGTGGGTCGCGAGGTCGCCCCCGATACCAACAGCGTGCCAGTCGTCGCTTCGCTGAGCAATCCGGAAGGCGTGTTGCGGCCCGGGATGTTCGCCCGCATCACGCTGCCCATTAGCGAGCCACAACGCTCGTTGGCGGTTAGCGCAGAATCGATCGTTCATCACGACGACCGAGAATATGTGTTCGTGCAAATTGGCGAATACGAATTTCAATGCGTCGAAGTCGAAACCGGGCTGCACTCCGACGAATGGGTCGAGATCCGCAGTGGTTTGCAAGGCAATGAAAAAGTTGTCCAGAAAGGTGCGTTCCTACTGAAGTCGGAATGGCTTTTGGAAGGTGAGGCGGAGTAA
- a CDS encoding efflux RND transporter permease subunit has translation MLTHLIDFSLKNRGLIIILTLLMAGAGFYSAIELPIDAVPDMTNVQVQVVTDAGSLSPIEVERYVTYPVENTMGGLPNVEELRSVSKFGISVVTIVFKEGTDVYWARQLVGQRLSEAATNIPPGYGTPTLGPLTTALGEILQFEVRSKHHSPMALRTMLEWEIAPKLREVSGVTEINSHGGFYKTFEVRPDPDRMTSYGITLDTLFARLQNNNSTAGGGYVVHYGEQRFVRGSSLLEDEDDIRAIVLRREADGTPILVGDVAEVEVAPMTRQGAVTRDGRGEAVTGLVMMLIGENSREVVQRVKERLAEIEPTLPEGVWLEVTYDRAALIGRTLKTVLTNLTEGGLLVIVVLLFMLGSLRAGIVVALAIPLSMLFATNIMYTTGVTASLMSLGAIDFGLIVDSSVIMIENCMHRLSHNNEGKSHIQVIRDAAIEVRKPTMFGELIISVVFVPILMLQGTEGKLFRPMALTVLFALAGSLVLSLTFMPAMASLMLPKKMEDKEVFLVRWIKFFYEPIVRRAIHYSGTTVAIALAVFALSIPIGLNLGAEFMPRLNEGDLLVEAVRLPSATLEGSIAMSTQIEKTLLKFPEVKTVFCKTGRPEIANDVMGVHQTDVWVLLKPPHDWPEEKTRDELINEMSEVLNNNVPGVAFGFTQPIEMRVDELVAGVKADVAVLLYGDDLNILATKGKQIEAALRKIPGAVDVKADYQANLSTINITTLPDKLARYGVDAQSVLDVISSIGGLPVGQIFDGRARFPILVRIPTQWRENLSLLEQLPVAEAGGQPIPLKELAEIKLEETPPSIEHEAIRRRTFVSANVRGRDVASFVNEAQATIAKEIDLPAGYEIVWGGDFENLQSASRRLALITPIVLLVILLLLHTSLGSVRLALLIFLAVPMAASGGIIALALREMPFSISAGVGFIALFGVAVLNGLVWVSAAEHQRKNGMPLDQISHDTALARLRPVLMTALVASLGFLPMALSTSDGAEMQRPLATVVIGGLITSTLLTSLVIPAIYPWFAKGLPIDEDA, from the coding sequence ATGTTGACCCACCTGATTGATTTTTCGCTTAAGAACCGCGGCCTGATCATCATTTTGACGCTGCTGATGGCCGGAGCAGGTTTCTATTCGGCCATCGAACTGCCGATCGACGCGGTGCCGGACATGACCAACGTCCAGGTCCAAGTGGTCACCGATGCGGGCTCGCTTTCGCCGATTGAAGTCGAACGGTACGTGACTTACCCGGTCGAAAACACGATGGGCGGTTTGCCCAATGTGGAAGAACTGCGGAGCGTCTCGAAGTTCGGCATCTCGGTGGTGACGATTGTGTTTAAGGAAGGCACCGACGTCTACTGGGCCAGGCAATTGGTCGGTCAACGCCTGAGCGAAGCGGCCACGAATATTCCGCCAGGCTACGGCACGCCCACGCTTGGTCCGCTGACGACCGCCTTGGGAGAGATTCTGCAGTTCGAGGTTCGCAGCAAACACCATTCGCCGATGGCCTTGCGAACGATGCTGGAATGGGAGATCGCCCCCAAACTGCGGGAAGTCTCTGGCGTGACGGAAATCAACTCGCATGGCGGTTTCTACAAAACATTTGAAGTCCGTCCCGATCCCGATCGGATGACCAGCTACGGGATTACGTTGGACACCTTGTTTGCTCGCCTGCAAAACAACAACTCCACCGCTGGCGGCGGCTATGTGGTTCACTACGGCGAGCAACGTTTCGTGCGTGGCTCTTCCCTTTTGGAAGACGAAGACGACATTCGGGCGATCGTCTTGCGGCGGGAAGCGGACGGCACGCCGATCCTGGTGGGCGATGTTGCCGAGGTCGAAGTCGCGCCCATGACCCGGCAAGGGGCCGTAACCCGCGACGGGCGGGGCGAAGCGGTGACCGGGCTGGTGATGATGCTGATCGGCGAGAACTCGCGAGAAGTCGTGCAGCGCGTCAAGGAACGCCTGGCCGAGATCGAACCCACCTTGCCGGAAGGGGTGTGGCTGGAAGTAACGTACGATCGTGCCGCGCTGATTGGCCGCACGCTGAAAACGGTGCTAACCAACCTGACCGAAGGTGGCTTGCTGGTGATTGTGGTGCTGCTGTTCATGCTCGGTAGCCTCCGTGCGGGGATTGTGGTGGCGTTGGCGATTCCCCTTTCGATGTTGTTTGCCACCAACATCATGTACACCACCGGCGTGACGGCCAGCTTAATGAGTTTGGGAGCAATCGACTTCGGGCTGATTGTGGATAGCTCGGTGATCATGATCGAGAACTGCATGCACCGCCTCTCGCATAACAACGAAGGCAAATCGCACATCCAGGTCATTCGCGATGCGGCCATTGAAGTTCGTAAGCCGACCATGTTTGGCGAGTTGATCATCTCGGTTGTGTTCGTGCCGATTTTGATGCTGCAGGGAACCGAAGGCAAGCTCTTCCGTCCGATGGCGTTAACGGTGCTGTTCGCCTTGGCTGGCTCGCTGGTTTTGTCGCTCACCTTCATGCCGGCCATGGCCTCGCTGATGCTGCCGAAGAAGATGGAAGACAAAGAAGTGTTCCTGGTGCGTTGGATCAAGTTTTTCTACGAACCCATCGTACGACGAGCGATACATTATTCGGGGACGACGGTGGCGATCGCCTTGGCAGTGTTTGCATTGAGCATTCCGATTGGCCTGAATCTCGGGGCGGAATTCATGCCACGTCTGAATGAAGGGGACTTGCTTGTGGAAGCAGTCCGCTTGCCCAGTGCGACCCTGGAAGGTTCGATCGCCATGTCGACCCAAATCGAAAAGACATTGCTCAAGTTTCCTGAAGTGAAAACGGTCTTCTGCAAGACAGGGCGTCCTGAAATCGCCAACGACGTGATGGGCGTTCATCAAACCGATGTCTGGGTGCTGCTGAAACCACCGCACGACTGGCCGGAAGAGAAGACGCGGGATGAACTGATTAATGAAATGTCGGAAGTCCTCAACAACAATGTCCCAGGCGTTGCCTTCGGCTTCACCCAGCCGATTGAAATGCGGGTCGACGAACTGGTAGCGGGCGTGAAAGCCGACGTGGCAGTGCTGCTGTACGGTGACGACCTGAATATCTTGGCGACCAAAGGAAAACAAATCGAAGCAGCTCTACGGAAAATCCCAGGGGCGGTCGACGTCAAAGCCGACTACCAGGCCAACTTGTCGACCATCAACATCACGACCCTCCCCGACAAGCTGGCCCGCTACGGGGTTGATGCTCAAAGCGTGTTGGATGTGATCTCGTCTATCGGCGGCTTGCCGGTGGGGCAAATTTTCGATGGCCGGGCCAGGTTCCCGATTCTCGTGCGGATTCCTACTCAATGGCGTGAAAACCTTTCTCTCTTGGAACAACTTCCTGTCGCAGAAGCTGGCGGGCAGCCGATTCCGTTAAAGGAGCTTGCGGAAATCAAACTGGAGGAAACACCCCCTAGTATCGAGCACGAAGCGATTCGCCGCCGTACGTTTGTCTCGGCGAATGTGCGTGGGCGTGACGTCGCCTCGTTCGTCAACGAAGCCCAGGCAACCATCGCCAAGGAAATCGACCTGCCGGCGGGCTACGAAATTGTGTGGGGTGGTGACTTCGAGAACCTGCAATCGGCCAGCCGACGTCTGGCTTTGATTACACCGATTGTGTTGTTGGTGATTCTGTTGTTGTTGCATACCAGCTTGGGCTCGGTGCGATTGGCGTTGCTGATTTTTCTGGCCGTGCCGATGGCGGCCTCAGGCGGGATCATTGCCCTGGCGCTTCGTGAGATGCCGTTCAGCATCTCTGCTGGTGTGGGGTTCATTGCCTTGTTTGGTGTGGCCGTGCTGAATGGTTTGGTGTGGGTAAGTGCCGCCGAGCATCAACGGAAAAACGGAATGCCGCTCGATCAAATCAGCCACGATACGGCTTTGGCACGCCTTCGCCCGGTGCTGATGACTGCCCTGGTGGCCAGCCTCGGATTTCTACCGATGGCCCTTTCGACCAGCGACGGTGCCGAAATGCAGCGTCCACTTGCCACCGTGGTGATTGGCGGGCTCATCACCTCGACACTCCTAACCTCGCTCGTGATACCAGCAATTTATCCCTGGTTCGCGAAAGGATTACCGATCGACGAGGACGCCTAG